The Vibrio tapetis subsp. tapetis genome segment ACCATCATTGGCATTTCGAACAGCAACATCAAGGCCACGACTTTGAACGTTTAAACGATTGGAAATTTGCAGACCGGCCGCATCATCTTTTGCGCTGTTGATTTTCGACCCAGATGACAAACGCTCCATTGAAGTCGTTAGATCACTTGATGCGTTGTTAAGGTGGCGCTGTGCCGTCATTGCCGATACGTTTGTGTTTACTGTCATGCCCATTGTATTGCTCCAATTGATTTTCTGTGTTGCGCTTTCCGCCGTCACGGAAAACCAAGTAGTTGTGTCTCTCTCAGTTACTTAATTTAACGGCACCACTTTCTAGATCTTTAGTACTTTTATACAAAAAAGTTAACTTTTTAATTAGAATATCAATTTATTCTAGTTAATTAGGCCATATACGTAAAAAAGGGACGCGTAAGCATCCCCTTTTGATATTTTAATAATTAGCTCAGTAGGTTTTATCCTAATAGACTCATTGCTGCATTTGGTGCTTGTTTCGCTTGCGCCAAAATTGACGTTGATGCTTGTTGTAGAATCTGTGATTTCGTCATTGAGGTTGTCTCAGAAGCAAAGTCGGTATCTTTGATTCGGCTCTTAGAGGCATTCACATTCTCGTTAATGTTATCTAAGTTGCTTATCGCATGGTCGAACCTGTTTTGGAATGCACCTAACTCTGCTCGGTGACTATCTACATACTTAAGTGCCGCATCAACAATCGCAACCGACTCTTGAGCACCTGCAACACTGGTTACGTCAATAGTATCAACCGTAACGGCTTTGCCCGTTCCAATACTCAGGTCTCCAGCGAGCGCCCCCCCAAAGGTTACGTCGCCTGTCACTTTATTATTACCCGCAAAAACTTGCAGAGCTCCATCATCACCAACAGACGCTTTCACCAGATCAGTCTGACCGTTAATGTAAGTAGCAAGTTCTTCGATATCATCACCGCCTTTCGCGTTGATGGTTAAATTCTGAGCTGCGCCAGAGGTATCAGTAAGTGCGATAGTTAAGTCTGATGCCGCAGGGTCTACTGTCCAATCTTTGTCTTTCGCAT includes the following:
- a CDS encoding flagellin, which encodes MGMTVNTNVSAMTAQRHLNNASSDLTTSMERLSSGSKINSAKDDAAGLQISNRLNVQSRGLGVAVRNANDGISMAQTAEGAMNETTNILQRMRDLSLQSANGSNSKSERTAIQEEVTALNDELNRIAETTSFGGNRLLNGTFGTSSFQIGADNGEAVMLSIKDMRSDNEMMGGKSYQAANAKDKDWTVDPAASDLTIALTDTSGAAQNLTINAKGGDDIEELATYINGQTDLVKASVGDDGALQVFAGNNKVTGDVTFGGALAGDLSIGTGKAVTVDTIDVTSVAGAQESVAIVDAALKYVDSHRAELGAFQNRFDHAISNLDNINENVNASKSRIKDTDFASETTSMTKSQILQQASTSILAQAKQAPNAAMSLLG